Proteins encoded by one window of Methanobacterium bryantii:
- a CDS encoding acetate uptake transporter, which yields MAFGLTTVLLNFHNAGFYELNSMILAMGFAYGGIAQIIASLMEYRNGNTFAMVAFGSYGLFWWSFVFLLIIPKLNLGAAPDAVSLAAYLFMWGLFTIVMFIGTLKISRGLQVVFLSLAVLFFLLSAGEITGNSMLTLIAGYEGIFTGFSAIYVGLAEVLNELYGKKVLPT from the coding sequence ATAGCATTTGGACTGACCACAGTTCTCTTGAATTTCCACAATGCGGGATTTTACGAGTTAAACAGTATGATACTTGCTATGGGCTTTGCTTATGGGGGGATAGCTCAAATTATTGCAAGTCTAATGGAATACCGAAACGGCAACACATTTGCTATGGTTGCATTTGGATCATATGGGCTGTTCTGGTGGTCCTTCGTGTTCTTGCTGATAATACCAAAACTGAACCTTGGAGCTGCACCGGATGCAGTGTCACTTGCAGCGTATCTGTTCATGTGGGGACTTTTCACCATTGTAATGTTTATAGGAACGTTAAAAATAAGCAGGGGATTACAGGTAGTATTTCTCAGCCTGGCAGTACTATTTTTCCTGCTATCTGCAGGGGAAATAACAGGAAACTCAATGCTAACTTTAATTGCAGGATATGAAGGGATATTTACTGGATTTAGTGCAATATACGTTGGGCTTGCAGAGGTGCTGAATGAACTTTATGGAAAAAAAGTCTTACCAACATAA
- the acs gene encoding acetate--CoA ligase: MRHDTDVLLNEERVFKPGQEIVDVLHVKDWELEIEKGKDIEKYWAEKAEQFVWFKKWDKILDDSNEPFYKWFVNGKINMAYNAVDRWIETDKRNQVAVLYVNERGHEKKLTYYELYREVNKFANALKNLGVKKGDVVSTYLPMCPELMVALLACTKIGAIHSVVYSGLSVGSFVERINDCNAKILITADGTFRRGKIIDLKRVSDEAMLQCPTVETVVVVKHTGIPIEMSELSGREIFYETLIEGEPAELEAEEMDAEDPLFILYTSGSTGKPKGVLHTTAGYMVGVATTLNNVFNIHDGDLWWCTGDIGWITGHSFLLYGPLLLGTTTLVYEGAPDYPNPGAWWAVVEKYGVTKLYTAPTAIRHLMRFGSKYPSLYNLSSLKILGTVGEPINPEAWMWFYKNVGKEKCPIMDTWWQTETGMHMISPLPIAPLKPGSATMALPGVDADVVDDEGNPVPVGKGGLLVIKKPWPAMFRTLYNDKEKFINTYWKEVPGCVYTAGDIARKDKDGYFWIQGRSDDVLKIAGHRIGTSEVESAFVSHPAVVEAAVIGKSDPIKGEVIKAFVILKEGYQLKTQLIEELSRHVRYELGPVAVLGQIKQVDSLPKTRSGKIMRRVLRARDRGEDVGDISTLEE; the protein is encoded by the coding sequence ATGAGACATGATACAGATGTCCTGCTGAACGAAGAAAGAGTTTTCAAACCAGGCCAAGAAATAGTTGATGTACTGCACGTGAAAGACTGGGAATTAGAAATTGAAAAAGGAAAAGATATTGAGAAATACTGGGCAGAAAAGGCAGAACAATTTGTATGGTTTAAAAAGTGGGATAAAATACTTGATGATAGTAATGAACCGTTTTACAAGTGGTTTGTAAACGGTAAAATCAACATGGCATATAATGCTGTGGATAGATGGATTGAAACTGACAAAAGAAACCAGGTTGCAGTTTTATACGTAAATGAAAGAGGACATGAGAAAAAATTAACATATTATGAGCTGTACCGGGAAGTAAACAAATTTGCAAATGCGCTTAAAAATTTAGGTGTTAAAAAAGGAGACGTAGTTTCAACATATCTCCCTATGTGTCCAGAACTCATGGTTGCACTGCTTGCTTGTACTAAAATCGGAGCAATACACAGTGTTGTTTATTCTGGATTAAGTGTAGGATCTTTTGTTGAAAGAATAAATGATTGTAATGCGAAAATTTTGATAACTGCAGACGGGACATTTAGAAGAGGGAAAATTATAGACTTAAAAAGAGTATCAGATGAAGCAATGCTGCAGTGCCCGACTGTTGAGACTGTAGTTGTAGTAAAACACACTGGAATCCCTATAGAAATGTCTGAGTTAAGTGGAAGAGAAATATTTTACGAAACACTTATTGAAGGAGAACCAGCCGAACTGGAAGCAGAGGAAATGGATGCTGAAGATCCGTTATTTATCCTTTATACTTCTGGAAGTACAGGAAAACCTAAAGGAGTTTTGCATACAACTGCAGGATACATGGTAGGGGTAGCAACAACGCTTAACAATGTATTCAATATTCATGATGGAGATTTATGGTGGTGTACAGGAGATATTGGATGGATTACAGGACACAGTTTCTTACTCTACGGGCCGCTTCTTTTAGGTACAACAACTCTTGTATATGAAGGAGCACCTGACTACCCAAATCCAGGAGCATGGTGGGCTGTTGTTGAAAAATACGGTGTAACAAAGCTTTATACAGCTCCAACTGCAATAAGGCACCTTATGAGATTTGGAAGCAAATATCCTAGTCTCTACAACCTTTCATCACTAAAAATTCTTGGAACAGTTGGAGAACCAATAAATCCCGAAGCATGGATGTGGTTTTACAAAAATGTGGGAAAAGAAAAATGCCCTATTATGGATACATGGTGGCAGACTGAGACCGGGATGCACATGATTTCCCCATTACCTATAGCTCCACTTAAACCCGGTTCAGCTACAATGGCATTGCCTGGTGTCGACGCGGATGTAGTTGATGATGAGGGAAACCCTGTGCCTGTTGGAAAAGGCGGGCTTTTAGTAATCAAAAAACCGTGGCCGGCAATGTTTAGAACACTCTACAATGATAAAGAGAAATTTATTAACACATACTGGAAGGAAGTTCCAGGATGTGTATATACGGCAGGAGATATAGCAAGGAAAGATAAAGACGGATATTTCTGGATCCAGGGAAGATCAGATGACGTCTTAAAAATTGCAGGGCACAGAATAGGTACTTCTGAGGTTGAATCTGCATTTGTAAGCCATCCTGCAGTGGTAGAAGCAGCAGTCATTGGTAAATCAGATCCAATAAAAGGAGAAGTAATCAAAGCATTTGTAATATTAAAAGAAGGATACCAACTTAAAACCCAGTTAATCGAAGAATTAAGCAGACATGTAAGGTATGAATTGGGTCCTGTTGCAGTTTTGGGGCAGATTAAGCAGGTAGATTCACTCCCAAAAACAAGAAGTGGAAAAATCATGAGGAGAGTTTTAAGGGCAAGAGACAGGGGAGAAGACGTAGGTGATATTTCAACACTTGAAGAATAA
- a CDS encoding NUDIX hydrolase, with protein sequence MIEYVFGLAVRVLLTDEKGKILIIKRSTSSKTNPGKWELPGGKVDSGESFDQALRREVYEETNLKIKLDHVVGVCEQNLPLIRAIHIVMSGEIIEGYLNLSSEHEGYAWVFFEDLHDYELADWLNDFVINRNKAYNNYDEENKNTASTNKNSTKEALKPWLNPIKDSVDKMLGKK encoded by the coding sequence ATGATAGAATACGTTTTTGGTCTGGCAGTAAGGGTTCTCTTAACTGATGAGAAGGGTAAAATTTTAATTATTAAACGTTCCACCAGTTCTAAAACTAACCCCGGAAAATGGGAACTTCCTGGAGGAAAAGTAGATTCCGGTGAATCTTTTGACCAGGCCCTTAGAAGAGAAGTCTACGAAGAAACTAATTTAAAGATTAAGTTAGATCATGTTGTAGGGGTTTGTGAGCAGAATTTACCGTTAATAAGGGCTATTCACATTGTAATGTCTGGTGAAATTATAGAGGGTTACCTCAATTTAAGCAGTGAACATGAAGGCTATGCATGGGTATTTTTTGAAGACCTTCACGATTATGAACTGGCAGATTGGCTCAATGATTTTGTAATTAACCGAAATAAAGCATATAATAATTACGATGAGGAAAATAAAAATACCGCCAGTACTAATAAAAACAGTACTAAAGAAGCATTAAAGCCATGGTTGAATCCTATTAAAGATTCAGTAGATAAAATGCTGGGTAAAAAATAG
- the thsA gene encoding thermosome subunit alpha — translation MAQLGGGNQPILIFPEGTDRLLGRDAQRVNITAGKLLAETVRTTLGPKGMDKMLVDSLGDIVVTNDGVTILKEMDIEHPAAKMLVEVAKTQEDEVGDGTTTAVIIAGELLKKAEGLLDQDIHPTVVANGYRQAAEKAQELLNLISFEADDRDTLLKVAMTAMTGKGSEAAREPLAELVVDAVRQVEEDGEVDTDNINIQRISGESVNESMIVNGVVVDKGRTDPGMPKQMEDAKIALVKYPIEVKDLETDAKISLTDPAQMQAFIENEEQMIRDMVDKIIASGANVLFCQKGIDDLAQHYLTRNGIYAIRRVKKSDMSRIEKATGATVVTNIDDLKPEDLGEAGLVYEKKIFDEVLTFIEDCRDPKAVSLILRGSTKHVAEEIERAVEDAIGVVASTVEDKKVVAGGGAPEIAISKGLKEYADSISGREQLAVAAFAEALEVVPKTLAENAGLDSIDALVDLRAAHEKSFYIGLDVFAGEVVDMYQAGVVEPQRVKKQAIQSAAEATEMILRIDDVIATKGTGAAPDMGGMGGMPGGMPPMM, via the coding sequence GTGGCACAATTAGGTGGTGGAAACCAACCAATTTTAATATTTCCAGAAGGTACAGACAGATTATTAGGAAGAGACGCTCAAAGAGTAAATATTACCGCAGGGAAACTCCTTGCAGAAACTGTAAGAACTACTTTAGGTCCTAAGGGAATGGACAAAATGCTTGTAGACTCCCTTGGAGATATTGTTGTAACCAACGACGGTGTAACAATCTTAAAAGAAATGGATATCGAACACCCTGCAGCTAAAATGCTTGTAGAAGTTGCAAAAACACAGGAAGACGAAGTAGGGGACGGAACAACAACAGCAGTAATCATAGCTGGTGAATTACTTAAAAAAGCAGAAGGATTACTGGACCAGGACATACACCCAACTGTTGTAGCTAACGGTTACAGGCAGGCAGCAGAAAAAGCTCAAGAATTATTAAACTTAATATCATTTGAAGCTGACGACCGTGATACTCTCCTTAAAGTTGCAATGACTGCAATGACAGGTAAAGGATCCGAAGCTGCAAGAGAACCACTGGCAGAACTCGTAGTTGACGCTGTAAGACAGGTTGAAGAAGATGGAGAAGTAGACACTGATAACATAAATATTCAGAGGATTTCAGGAGAATCTGTCAACGAATCAATGATAGTAAACGGTGTTGTTGTAGACAAAGGCAGGACTGACCCTGGAATGCCAAAACAGATGGAAGATGCTAAAATAGCACTTGTTAAATACCCAATTGAAGTAAAAGACCTTGAAACTGATGCTAAAATAAGTTTAACAGACCCTGCTCAAATGCAGGCATTCATTGAAAATGAAGAACAGATGATCAGGGACATGGTAGATAAAATAATTGCATCCGGTGCAAATGTTTTATTCTGTCAAAAAGGTATCGATGACCTCGCACAGCACTACCTCACAAGAAACGGTATATATGCAATTAGAAGGGTTAAAAAATCCGACATGAGCAGGATCGAAAAAGCAACTGGTGCTACAGTTGTAACTAACATCGATGACTTAAAACCAGAAGATTTAGGAGAAGCTGGTCTCGTATACGAAAAGAAAATATTCGATGAAGTTTTAACATTCATAGAAGACTGCAGAGACCCTAAAGCTGTCTCTTTAATACTCAGGGGAAGTACAAAACACGTTGCAGAAGAAATTGAAAGAGCAGTTGAAGACGCAATTGGTGTTGTTGCATCCACAGTAGAAGACAAAAAGGTTGTTGCTGGTGGAGGAGCTCCTGAAATAGCAATATCTAAAGGATTAAAAGAATACGCTGACTCAATCAGTGGAAGAGAACAGTTAGCTGTTGCAGCATTTGCAGAAGCTTTAGAAGTTGTTCCAAAAACACTCGCTGAAAACGCAGGTTTAGACAGCATCGACGCTCTTGTAGACTTAAGAGCAGCACACGAAAAATCATTCTACATAGGATTAGATGTTTTCGCTGGAGAAGTAGTTGATATGTACCAGGCTGGTGTTGTTGAACCACAAAGAGTTAAAAAACAGGCTATACAGTCTGCAGCAGAAGCTACTGAAATGATCCTCCGTATTGACGACGTTATCGCTACCAAAGGTACCGGTGCCGCACCTGATATGGGAGGTATGGGCGGAATGCCTGGTGGAATGCCACCAATGATGTAA
- a CDS encoding RimK/LysX family protein, with amino-acid sequence MEKEVIEKLKIPQDVFLPLLFSIKFGGDWSLKVKSTNVMAIKEKITRFDEEKMIGYTLENVFLFLNPVILNQEGIIYRLEKCGNKKEREIVKRPYKTTIEAEYAIKASLNPLTKKIRLKKVEGPFNFTGSNAYGVSHEMEHLLSDEIRGEPFFEFEYEIEE; translated from the coding sequence ATGGAAAAAGAAGTCATAGAAAAACTTAAAATTCCTCAGGATGTATTTTTGCCTTTACTTTTTTCAATTAAGTTTGGGGGAGATTGGAGCCTTAAAGTAAAATCTACCAATGTCATGGCTATAAAAGAAAAGATCACCCGTTTTGATGAGGAAAAAATGATAGGTTACACCCTTGAAAATGTATTTCTATTTTTAAATCCTGTGATTTTAAATCAAGAAGGGATAATTTACAGGCTTGAAAAATGTGGAAATAAAAAGGAAAGAGAAATTGTAAAAAGACCATATAAGACAACAATTGAGGCCGAATATGCAATAAAAGCGTCACTTAATCCCCTGACTAAAAAAATCAGGCTTAAAAAAGTTGAAGGGCCTTTTAACTTTACAGGTTCAAATGCGTATGGTGTTTCACATGAAATGGAGCATCTTTTATCGGATGAAATCAGAGGGGAACCCTTCTTTGAATTTGAATACGAAATTGAGGAATGA